A window of the Lactobacillus gasseri ATCC 33323 = JCM 1131 genome harbors these coding sequences:
- the bglX gene encoding beta-glucosidase BglX gives MKQEKIFTLLNEMSLDEKIGQLIQLSGEFFSASDISIGPIEKLGISKKMVNLCGSALNVVGAENIRRVQDQQMQKQPHHIPMLFMSDVIYGFKTIFPIPLGLGSSWDPKLVKRAYSVAAEEASASGNQVAFAPMVDVVHDARWGRVLESPGEDPYLNSVYSKNMVEGLQENLANKTGQVSCIKHYAAYGAVEAGREYNQVDMSLSNLYQNFLPPYKAGVKAGAGMVMTALTTLNGVPSTADKWLLSDVLRKKWKFNGIIISDYASIYELIKHGFARDSTDAALKAIDAGVDIDMKSPCYANGLHELVTNGTLDEEKINNAVLKVLNLKNQLGLFENPYFGASVEKEKNSILTPQKRKLARKLAQESLVLIQNKNNILPLKKDAKVALIGPYANSQKLIGMWAIHGNSKDTVTIADGLRQYTNNLTVTHGTDLCRDKALLKKLGFLTEEDINKIVSSPEKERLHIQNAFKAAKAADIIVLTLGEETYEAGEAGAKTNLNIAPNQLKLLDKLSQLNKPIILVLISGRPLVLTKVKDKVDAILESWFPGTEGGNAIADILFGKVNPSGRLTMSFPYASAQEPLYYNHLSTGRPENNSQHVGRFVSKYIDASARALYPFGYGLSYGKIKYSNLTISSERLFLDKPVKISLDIENLSDYDRKETVQLYIHQETASIVQPVKRLIDFTKIAISGHSSQHVEFYINASQLSFYDNIGRSHKESSKIQVYVGTNGVQLLKGKFDFINKRS, from the coding sequence ATGAAACAAGAGAAAATATTTACATTATTAAATGAAATGTCACTAGATGAAAAAATTGGTCAATTGATTCAGCTATCTGGAGAATTCTTTTCAGCCTCTGACATTTCTATTGGTCCGATTGAAAAATTGGGTATTTCTAAAAAAATGGTTAATTTATGTGGATCAGCATTAAATGTCGTAGGTGCGGAAAATATTCGAAGAGTACAGGATCAACAAATGCAGAAACAACCTCATCATATACCGATGCTGTTTATGTCAGATGTTATTTATGGCTTTAAAACCATCTTTCCGATTCCTTTAGGGTTAGGAAGTTCATGGGATCCAAAATTAGTAAAAAGAGCATACTCTGTTGCTGCTGAAGAAGCATCAGCATCGGGTAATCAAGTAGCATTTGCACCCATGGTAGATGTTGTGCATGATGCGAGATGGGGAAGGGTTTTAGAGTCGCCAGGTGAAGATCCGTATTTAAATTCTGTTTACTCTAAAAATATGGTTGAAGGTTTACAAGAAAATCTCGCAAATAAAACAGGTCAAGTATCATGTATAAAGCATTACGCTGCTTATGGAGCTGTAGAAGCTGGACGGGAATACAATCAAGTTGACATGTCTTTAAGTAATTTATATCAAAATTTCTTGCCACCTTATAAAGCTGGCGTAAAGGCTGGGGCAGGAATGGTTATGACTGCATTAACAACTTTAAATGGAGTGCCCTCTACAGCAGATAAGTGGTTGTTGTCAGATGTACTACGTAAAAAATGGAAATTCAACGGTATTATAATTTCTGATTATGCATCTATTTATGAATTAATTAAACATGGTTTTGCACGAGATTCAACTGATGCTGCTTTAAAAGCTATTGATGCAGGAGTAGATATCGATATGAAATCTCCTTGTTACGCAAATGGACTGCATGAGCTGGTGACGAATGGAACACTAGATGAAGAAAAAATAAATAATGCAGTTCTCAAAGTGTTAAATCTCAAAAATCAATTAGGTCTATTTGAAAACCCGTACTTTGGTGCTTCTGTTGAAAAAGAAAAAAATAGTATACTTACTCCTCAAAAACGTAAATTAGCACGAAAATTAGCTCAAGAATCACTAGTTTTAATTCAAAATAAAAATAATATATTACCTCTGAAGAAAGATGCAAAAGTTGCTTTAATTGGTCCTTATGCCAATAGTCAAAAATTAATTGGTATGTGGGCAATTCATGGAAATTCAAAAGATACTGTAACAATAGCTGATGGATTAAGACAATATACTAATAATTTAACTGTAACTCATGGGACAGATTTGTGTCGTGATAAAGCACTATTAAAAAAGCTAGGATTTTTGACAGAGGAAGACATTAATAAAATTGTATCTTCACCAGAAAAAGAAAGGCTACATATTCAGAATGCATTTAAGGCTGCAAAAGCAGCTGATATTATAGTTTTGACATTAGGTGAAGAAACATATGAAGCAGGAGAAGCTGGTGCTAAGACAAACTTAAATATTGCGCCAAATCAATTGAAACTATTGGATAAATTATCCCAATTAAATAAACCAATAATTTTAGTACTCATTAGTGGGAGACCATTGGTACTGACGAAAGTTAAAGATAAGGTCGATGCAATACTGGAAAGTTGGTTTCCTGGTACTGAAGGTGGCAATGCAATTGCGGATATCCTATTTGGTAAGGTAAATCCTTCAGGAAGATTAACTATGAGCTTTCCATATGCTTCAGCTCAAGAGCCGTTATATTACAATCATTTGTCTACAGGAAGACCAGAGAATAACTCTCAGCATGTCGGCAGATTTGTATCTAAGTATATTGATGCATCAGCTAGAGCTTTATATCCATTTGGCTATGGGCTTTCGTATGGAAAAATAAAGTATTCAAATTTAACTATTTCGTCTGAGCGATTATTTTTGGATAAGCCTGTAAAAATTTCATTAGATATTGAGAATTTAAGTGATTATGATCGGAAAGAAACTGTCCAGTTATATATCCATCAAGAAACAGCTAGTATCGTTCAGCCAGTTAAGCGATTGATAGATTTTACCAAGATTGCCATATCAGGTCATTCAAGTCAACATGTAGAATTTTATATAAATGCAAGTCAATTGTCATTTTATGACAACATTGGTAGGTCACATAAAGAAAGTAGCAAAATACAGGTTTACGTTGGTACCAATGGAGTACAGCTATTAAAAGGTAAATTTGATTTTATAAATAAGAGGTCATAA
- a CDS encoding glycoside hydrolase family 32 protein, protein MINRRKQFEYLVSNLKDIPKENLNKEKNSVKRSPYHQRIHIESLFGMLGDPNGFSYFNGYYHLFHQWFPMKYSTNPNYFQQGWFHWKSRNLVDWIPVGEAMNNDTVFDKYGVYSGSAIPINNKLFLMYNGNSWTNTDTDDWHRVPSQLGAYMNENDNVAKLANPLIKGPISGYTGHFRDPKIFKKNGKYYSIIGAQTKAKTGTVLIYESQNLKLWNKVGEIKTNFEKNGYMWECSDYFELDNKGVVLFCPQGLKSKGNQFLNAFQACYAIGNKLDFRNLYFEGKKYEEIDSGFDFYAPQTMIAPDGRRILSAWMSIMNSNSPLIKYHYDGCLIFPRELSVQNDKLIQKPVSEITKLYTTDYKGKRTISKNQEIIAGLVNCRDIKFDISTKYNNAISIIDLFADRKNTNHLRLVLNRMKNRFIVQRGKAGLEFEDEFGNERSCKLKVENSVSIRIIQDISSAEIFINNGENVFTMRVFVPKDQYHIFVKNVNGEVNVKYQIHQLRKMSSE, encoded by the coding sequence ATGATTAATAGAAGAAAACAGTTTGAATACTTAGTTTCAAATCTAAAAGATATTCCTAAAGAAAATTTGAACAAAGAAAAAAATAGTGTAAAAAGATCACCATATCATCAAAGAATTCATATTGAGAGCTTATTTGGCATGTTGGGTGATCCAAATGGTTTTTCATATTTTAATGGATACTATCATTTATTTCACCAATGGTTTCCGATGAAATATAGTACGAATCCGAATTATTTTCAACAGGGATGGTTTCATTGGAAATCAAGAAATTTGGTTGATTGGATACCAGTTGGCGAAGCAATGAACAATGATACTGTATTTGATAAGTATGGAGTATATTCGGGTAGTGCTATTCCTATCAATAATAAATTGTTTCTTATGTACAATGGTAATTCTTGGACCAATACTGATACAGATGATTGGCATAGAGTTCCGTCTCAATTAGGAGCCTATATGAATGAAAATGATAATGTAGCTAAATTGGCGAATCCATTAATTAAAGGACCAATTTCTGGTTATACCGGTCATTTTCGAGATCCTAAAATTTTTAAGAAAAATGGTAAATATTATTCAATAATCGGTGCACAAACAAAAGCAAAAACTGGTACTGTCCTAATTTATGAAAGTCAAAATTTAAAGCTTTGGAATAAAGTTGGTGAAATTAAAACTAATTTTGAAAAAAATGGCTATATGTGGGAGTGTTCAGATTATTTTGAATTAGATAATAAAGGAGTGGTGCTTTTCTGTCCTCAAGGATTGAAGAGTAAAGGAAATCAATTTTTAAATGCATTTCAAGCATGCTACGCCATTGGAAATAAGTTAGATTTTAGAAACTTATATTTTGAAGGGAAAAAGTACGAAGAAATAGATTCTGGTTTTGATTTTTACGCTCCTCAAACAATGATCGCGCCTGATGGAAGACGTATTTTAAGCGCATGGATGAGTATTATGAATTCAAATTCTCCACTAATTAAATATCATTATGATGGATGTTTAATTTTCCCGAGAGAATTATCAGTACAAAATGATAAACTCATTCAAAAACCAGTAAGCGAGATAACAAAATTGTATACGACTGATTACAAGGGTAAGAGAACAATCAGTAAAAATCAGGAAATTATCGCTGGTTTAGTTAATTGTAGAGATATTAAGTTTGACATTTCTACTAAATATAATAATGCTATAAGTATAATAGACTTGTTTGCTGATAGGAAAAATACGAATCATTTGCGTTTAGTCTTAAATAGGATGAAGAATAGATTTATAGTGCAAAGAGGTAAAGCTGGGCTAGAATTTGAAGACGAGTTTGGAAATGAAAGAAGTTGTAAGCTGAAAGTTGAAAATTCTGTCAGCATACGAATAATTCAAGATATATCATCGGCAGAGATATTTATTAACAATGGAGAAAATGTTTTTACAATGCGAGTATTTGTCCCTAAAGATCAATATCATATTTTTGTGAAAAATGTTAATGGGGAAGTAAATGTTAAGTATCAAATTCATCAATTAAGAAAAATGAGCAGTGAATAA
- a CDS encoding sucrose-specific PTS transporter subunit IIBC — MSSKENKKIAEEVIAAIGGKENIVSLAHCATRLRIVVKDRKKVNEKALDKIDKAKGYFFTAGQYQIIFGTGLVNDVYEAVKEEGVSTTSKDDLNDVAAKQSGWFQRSIRMFADVFVPIIPALVATGLFMGLQGLLTQPALLKMMGMSAKSIPVQFTTYFNILTGTAFSFLPVLICWSAFRVFGGSPILGILLGLMLVNPALPSAWDVAQGKVAPLMFFGFIPVAGYQASVLPAFILGFIGAKTEKWIHKHVISSLDLIVTPFATLLVGSILGLLCVGPIFRIVEQGILHAAEWIVQLPFGLGGLIWGAVCQMIVVTGLHHALNLVEIQLLANTHWNPVNPIGSAAIAAQAGAALAVALRIHSNKMKQIAYPSTISALLGITEPAIYGVNIKYIKPFLFGCIGGGIGGFLSSILNLKATGMSITVIPGILLFLNQQLPLYILVCVVGFGVAFGLTYVYYGKHAFDSNKNSKKEDIEKKQNTFKQEPSHVSDEVIDAPVSGKIEALNLVSDKAFASGMMGKGIAIEPSSNNIVSPVNGTITVAYPTGHAYGIKSDDGAEILIHLGIDTVNLKGKGFNTVVKQGQKINKGELLGTYDYQEIGKEGYDNIVIVLITNSKDYAEVDPIASGNVQAQQKLIALTEPTMSEQAKGTVNELN, encoded by the coding sequence ATGTCTAGTAAAGAAAACAAAAAGATAGCTGAGGAGGTTATAGCCGCCATTGGCGGAAAAGAAAATATCGTTTCTTTAGCCCACTGTGCTACAAGATTAAGAATAGTTGTAAAAGATCGTAAAAAGGTAAATGAAAAAGCACTAGATAAAATTGATAAGGCAAAAGGATACTTCTTTACGGCTGGTCAATATCAGATTATTTTTGGTACTGGCTTAGTAAATGATGTTTATGAAGCGGTAAAAGAAGAAGGAGTTTCTACAACATCTAAAGATGATCTGAATGATGTAGCTGCAAAACAATCAGGATGGTTTCAAAGATCAATAAGAATGTTTGCAGATGTCTTTGTACCAATCATCCCTGCTTTGGTTGCAACAGGTCTTTTTATGGGGTTGCAAGGTTTATTAACACAACCAGCTCTTTTAAAGATGATGGGAATGTCAGCTAAATCAATTCCGGTTCAATTTACTACTTACTTTAATATTTTAACTGGAACGGCTTTTAGCTTTTTACCAGTTTTAATTTGTTGGTCAGCATTTAGAGTTTTTGGTGGTAGTCCAATTTTGGGTATTTTACTTGGTTTAATGCTAGTTAATCCTGCTTTACCATCAGCATGGGATGTTGCCCAAGGAAAAGTTGCTCCACTAATGTTTTTTGGCTTTATTCCAGTTGCTGGCTATCAAGCTTCAGTTTTACCAGCTTTTATTTTGGGATTTATTGGAGCGAAAACTGAAAAGTGGATTCATAAACATGTTATCAGTTCTCTTGATTTAATTGTTACTCCATTTGCTACATTATTAGTTGGAAGTATTTTAGGACTACTTTGCGTTGGTCCAATCTTCAGAATTGTTGAACAAGGAATTTTACATGCAGCAGAATGGATAGTTCAATTACCATTTGGATTAGGTGGACTAATTTGGGGTGCTGTTTGTCAGATGATTGTGGTTACTGGATTACACCATGCACTAAACTTAGTAGAAATCCAGTTATTAGCAAATACTCACTGGAATCCTGTAAATCCAATTGGATCTGCTGCTATTGCCGCACAAGCTGGCGCTGCCTTGGCTGTAGCCTTACGAATTCATTCAAATAAAATGAAACAAATTGCATATCCATCAACAATTTCAGCTTTACTCGGTATCACTGAGCCAGCAATTTATGGTGTAAATATTAAATATATCAAACCATTCTTATTTGGTTGTATTGGTGGTGGTATCGGTGGTTTTCTTTCAAGTATTTTAAATTTGAAAGCTACTGGTATGTCAATAACTGTTATCCCAGGTATATTATTATTTTTGAATCAACAACTTCCACTATATATTCTTGTTTGTGTAGTTGGTTTTGGAGTGGCGTTTGGTTTAACTTACGTTTATTACGGTAAACATGCATTTGATAGTAATAAAAATAGCAAGAAAGAAGATATAGAGAAAAAACAAAATACTTTTAAGCAAGAGCCTAGTCATGTATCAGATGAAGTAATAGATGCTCCTGTTAGTGGTAAAATTGAAGCTTTAAATTTAGTTTCTGATAAAGCCTTTGCTTCAGGAATGATGGGAAAGGGAATAGCTATTGAACCATCATCAAATAATATAGTTTCTCCTGTTAATGGAACGATTACTGTGGCTTATCCAACAGGTCATGCATATGGAATTAAATCAGATGATGGTGCAGAAATTCTCATTCACCTAGGTATAGATACAGTAAATCTAAAAGGAAAAGGCTTTAACACTGTAGTAAAGCAAGGCCAAAAGATAAATAAGGGTGAATTGCTTGGAACGTATGATTATCAAGAAATAGGCAAGGAGGGTTATGACAATATAGTTATTGTTTTGATTACTAATTCGAAGGATTATGCAGAAGTTGATCCAATTGCTTCTGGAAATGTTCAAGCACAACAAAAATTAATTGCCTTAACTGAACCTACAATGTCTGAGCAAGCAAAAGGTACTGTAAATGAATTAAATTAA
- a CDS encoding helix-turn-helix domain-containing protein — MTIGEALYEERQKLGLTQENMVKGIINKGHYSKIERGLENISIDTLFRIILKHHIDISDFFNKVKDNYYTFEDKKAEELKQKIMYAFNNNQREELRIYLNEILDLKEHQIFKYRTVIAIASLENNLADLSPSFKNKIVTKFSEHENWLENIGALQLFSDCMKIFTLEQLDYFLSQLLKHYQKHTYSESMQERIAIICNNYLCYCYKQKIAGSNIQNALSYLKNLEPVGHFLLYKICYDLYFYLFEGNTEKANQIKKLLINCGYQDCIERWQI; from the coding sequence ATGACAATTGGAGAAGCACTGTATGAAGAGCGACAAAAATTAGGATTAACGCAAGAAAATATGGTGAAGGGAATTATTAACAAAGGGCATTATTCTAAAATTGAACGAGGATTGGAAAATATTTCAATTGATACATTGTTTAGAATTATTTTGAAACACCATATTGATATTAGTGACTTTTTCAATAAAGTGAAAGACAATTATTATACTTTTGAAGATAAAAAAGCTGAAGAACTAAAGCAAAAGATAATGTACGCTTTTAATAATAATCAAAGAGAAGAATTAAGAATATATTTAAATGAAATTTTGGATTTAAAAGAGCATCAGATTTTTAAATATCGAACCGTAATTGCTATTGCATCTTTAGAAAATAATTTAGCTGACTTAAGTCCATCTTTTAAAAATAAGATAGTTACTAAATTTTCCGAGCATGAAAATTGGCTTGAAAATATTGGAGCATTACAGTTATTTTCTGACTGTATGAAAATATTTACTTTGGAACAGCTAGACTATTTTCTTAGTCAACTGTTAAAGCATTATCAAAAACATACTTATTCTGAAAGTATGCAAGAAAGAATAGCAATTATTTGCAATAATTATCTTTGCTATTGTTATAAGCAAAAAATAGCTGGAAGTAATATTCAAAATGCATTGAGCTATTTAAAAAATTTAGAACCGGTTGGTCATTTTTTGCTTTATAAAATATGTTATGATCTATATTTTTATTTATTTGAAGGCAATACAGAAAAAGCAAATCAAATAAAGAAATTGCTGATTAATTGTGGATATCAAGACTGTATTGAACGGTGGCAAATTTAG
- a CDS encoding AraC family transcriptional regulator, protein MKITHEQILNKSIAPFKAFSFRSRDSSRIIPPHWHESTEILFVLSGKMNTTINGRLQEIKQNQFIIINPCVIHSTNALKNSHILCIQYPFTFLNLVTNGKFQQFFHFNSKLNSISSSTLSANTINLVKFLETQDKDISINLSIYILGLQILQELIEKYLVVTHCSTSKNIPFLNEFIDFVSKHYTENISLHMVADHFGYSVAYCSRLIRKNLDHSFSDYLTSLRLEQSLRLSLQSNLNIEKIAEKSGFKCYRNLYNAFKKVYNCTPEEAFNQLKE, encoded by the coding sequence ATGAAAATAACTCACGAACAAATTTTAAATAAGTCAATTGCACCATTTAAAGCTTTCTCCTTTCGCTCCAGAGATTCATCAAGAATCATTCCACCGCATTGGCATGAAAGTACTGAAATTCTTTTTGTTTTAAGTGGCAAAATGAATACTACTATCAATGGAAGGCTCCAAGAAATTAAGCAAAATCAATTTATTATTATCAATCCATGTGTAATCCATTCAACAAATGCACTTAAAAATAGTCACATTCTTTGTATACAATACCCATTTACATTTCTAAATTTAGTTACTAATGGAAAATTTCAGCAATTTTTTCATTTTAATTCCAAACTTAATTCCATTTCATCTTCAACCTTGTCAGCAAATACCATAAATTTAGTAAAATTCCTTGAAACACAAGATAAAGATATTTCTATTAATTTATCTATTTATATCTTAGGACTACAGATTCTACAAGAACTCATAGAGAAATATTTAGTTGTGACACATTGCTCCACTAGTAAAAATATCCCTTTTCTCAATGAATTTATTGATTTCGTTTCAAAGCACTACACAGAAAATATCAGTTTACACATGGTCGCCGATCATTTTGGTTATTCAGTAGCTTATTGCTCTCGATTAATCAGAAAAAATTTAGACCACTCTTTTTCTGATTATTTAACATCACTTAGACTTGAGCAATCACTTCGGCTTAGTTTGCAAAGCAATTTAAATATAGAAAAAATTGCCGAAAAATCAGGATTTAAATGCTATCGAAATCTTTATAATGCATTCAAAAAAGTTTACAATTGCACGCCAGAAGAAGCGTTTAACCAACTAAAAGAATAA
- a CDS encoding CoA transferase gives MSEPNYAKLEASNPHLDKEKPYPLAGILVVDFTHVLSGPTCTRMLADAGARVIHIERKTGDDTRHMGPYIADGSSEYFRICNAGKESIALDLKDPKDHALAEKMIAKADVVVENFRPGVMARLGFDPEEMVKKYPKLIFASVSGFGQYGPWSKQAAYDTIIQAVSGLMDATGEPNGKPTRVGTSVSDVVAGIMGYSAITTALVARERTGKGTTIDVSMLDSTFSLMVQDLMLALGPHEVPHRIGNRHPDMYPFDTFDCQDQPIAICCGNDHLWGLLSHALGHEEWINQADFKTNDLREKNWQKVKNAMQDVLKTKPAAEWDKILHEAGVPAGLVLNVDKTRRLDQIIERGMVKTLPDGNEVLGSPLKYGTWNSYGLQKDAPKLDEQGEQIRKEFE, from the coding sequence ATGTCAGAACCAAATTATGCAAAGTTAGAAGCAAGTAACCCTCATTTAGATAAAGAGAAGCCATATCCACTAGCAGGAATCTTGGTTGTGGACTTCACCCATGTTTTGTCAGGTCCCACTTGTACAAGAATGCTTGCTGATGCCGGTGCACGAGTAATTCACATTGAGAGAAAAACAGGGGATGATACTCGCCACATGGGACCATACATTGCAGATGGTTCAAGTGAATATTTCAGAATCTGCAATGCTGGTAAAGAATCAATTGCCTTAGATTTGAAAGATCCAAAAGATCATGCCTTAGCTGAAAAAATGATTGCCAAGGCAGATGTAGTTGTGGAAAACTTCCGTCCAGGTGTGATGGCACGTTTAGGTTTTGATCCAGAAGAAATGGTGAAGAAGTATCCTAAATTAATTTTTGCATCGGTATCTGGCTTTGGACAATATGGACCTTGGTCAAAACAGGCTGCTTACGATACCATTATTCAAGCTGTTTCAGGATTAATGGATGCTACAGGCGAACCGAACGGTAAGCCAACACGTGTTGGAACTTCAGTTTCTGATGTTGTTGCAGGAATCATGGGTTATAGCGCGATTACCACTGCCTTAGTGGCAAGAGAACGCACTGGAAAAGGAACCACAATAGATGTTTCGATGCTAGATTCTACTTTTTCCTTAATGGTGCAGGACTTGATGCTGGCACTTGGCCCACATGAAGTACCACACAGAATTGGTAATCGTCACCCTGATATGTATCCATTTGATACATTTGATTGTCAAGACCAGCCAATTGCTATTTGTTGTGGTAATGATCATTTATGGGGATTATTATCTCATGCGTTAGGCCATGAAGAATGGATTAATCAAGCAGATTTTAAGACAAATGATTTGCGTGAGAAAAACTGGCAAAAAGTTAAAAATGCAATGCAAGATGTACTTAAAACCAAGCCGGCTGCTGAGTGGGACAAGATCTTACATGAAGCAGGTGTGCCAGCTGGATTAGTTTTGAATGTGGATAAGACTAGACGCCTTGATCAAATTATTGAGCGCGGGATGGTTAAGACTTTGCCCGATGGCAATGAAGTTTTAGGCTCACCACTCAAGTATGGAACTTGGAATTCTTATGGATTGCAAAAAGATGCACCGAAATTGGACGAACAAGGTGAGCAGATTCGTAAGGAATTTGAATAA